A genome region from Gossypium hirsutum isolate 1008001.06 chromosome A04, Gossypium_hirsutum_v2.1, whole genome shotgun sequence includes the following:
- the LOC107949127 gene encoding dihydroneopterin aldolase 2, producing the protein MAAPSCETTGNGIPTGDKLILRGLKFHGFHGVKSEEKKLGQKFLVDVDAWMDLRSAGRSDLLSDTISYTDIYRIVKEVVEGQSRDLLESVAQMIASKIFTNHSQIWAVRVKAGKPHVAVHGSLDYLGVEIIRYRSIDASN; encoded by the exons ATGGCTGCACCCAGTTGCG AGACAACTGGAAATGGGATACCAACAGGAGATAAACTCATATTGAGGGGCTTGaaatttcatggtttccatggggTAAAGTCTGAAGAAAAAAAACTGGGTCAGAAGTTCTTGGTTGATGTAGATGCCTGGATGGATCTTCGGAGCGCCGGTAGATCCGACCTTTTATCCGATACCATTAGCTACACTGATATTTACCG TATAGTGAAGGAAGTTGTGGAAGGGCAATCTCGTGATCTTTTGGAATCGGTGGCTCAAATGATTGCATCAAAAATCTTTACAAATCACTCTCAAATATGGGCTGTTAGAGTGAAAGCTGGTAAGCCTCATGTTGCTGTTCACGGTTCTCTTGACTACCTTGGCGTTGAGATTATAAGATATAGAAGCATTGATGCTTCTAATTGA
- the LOC121228247 gene encoding uncharacterized protein: MSLSLLQGYSSAEDEEPAEPDHIHYGDSSDDDDDDYKRYDSSVFDFPDPSRKSDLPSAFDAFSQVSGPPEFLNHAVEEPISAGDAAQQQGRRSDRKDFKDKKDMPSGAVVEAKAQLVGIHERVRSDIEGSKPPVSAVPSTKQDGAKRVASATNPNAEDAAELLRMCLQCGIPKTYSSARGMVCPVCGDRPLADADKDSKKKGSTIKDKEKSKRMKGQSSHATWKSETEMQLRQQFD; the protein is encoded by the exons ATGAGCCTCTCTCTCCTTCAAGGCTATTCTTCAGCCGAAGATGAAGAACCGGCTGAGCCCGACCATATTCATTATGGCGACTCTTCtgacgacgacgacgacgacTA CAAGCGATATGACTCCTCCGTCTTTGATTTCCCCGATCCCTCCCGTAAATCCGATCTTCCTTCTGCATTCGACGCTTTTTCGCag GTTTCAGGGCCGCCAGAGTTTTTAAACCATGCGGTTGAGGAACCGATTTCAGCAGGTGATGCTGCCCAACAGCAAGGAAGGCGCAGTGACCGGAAGGATTTCAAAGATAAGAAGGATATGCCTTCTG GTGCTGTGGTAGAAGCAAAAGCTCAGCTTGTTGGAATCCATGAGCGAGTAAGAAGTGATATTGAGGGTAGCAAGCCTCCTGTTTCAGCAGTTCCAAGCACCAAACAGGATGGAGCAAAGAGGGTCGCATCTGCAACAAATCCAAATGCAGAAGATGCTGCAGAGCTCTTGAG GATGTGCCTACAATGTGGAATACCAAAGACATACTCCAGTGCTAGAGGAATGGTCTGTCCGGTGTGTGGAGATCGTCCTCTTGCAGATGCCGATAAAGACTCCAAGAAAAAGGGGTCAACTATCAAAGACAAAGAGAAAAGTAAGAGAATGAAGGGTCAGTCATCTCATGCAACCTGGAAGAGTGAAACAGAGATGCAGCTCAGGCAACAATTTGACTAG
- the LOC107949128 gene encoding uncharacterized protein, with protein sequence MSLSLLQGYSSAEDEEPAEPDHIHYGDSSDDDDDDYGGGGGIKNHSAAPKRYDSSVFDFPDPSRKSDLPSAFDAFSQVSGPPEFLNHAVEEPISAGDAAQQQGRRSDRKDFKDKKDMPSGAVVEAKAQLVGIHERVRSDIEGSKPPVSAVPSTKQDGAKRVASATNPNAEDAAELLRMCLQCGIPKTYSSARGMVCPVCGDRPLADADKDSKKKGSTIKDKEKSKRMKGQSSHATWKSETEMQLRQQFD encoded by the exons ATGAGCCTCTCTCTCCTTCAAGGCTATTCTTCAGCCGAAGATGAAGAACCGGCTGAGCCCGACCATATTCATTATGGCGACTCTTCtgacgacgacgacgacgacTACGGCGGCGGCGGTGGTATTAAAAACCATTCCGCCGCTCCCAAGCGATATGACTCCTCCGTCTTTGATTTCCCCGATCCCTCCCGTAAATCCGATCTTCCTTCTGCATTCGACGCTTTTTCGCag GTTTCAGGGCCGCCAGAGTTTTTAAACCATGCGGTTGAGGAACCGATTTCAGCAGGTGATGCTGCCCAACAGCAAGGAAGGCGCAGTGACCGGAAGGATTTCAAAGATAAGAAGGATATGCCTTCTG GTGCTGTGGTAGAAGCAAAAGCTCAGCTTGTTGGAATCCATGAGCGAGTAAGAAGTGATATTGAGGGTAGCAAGCCTCCTGTTTCAGCAGTTCCAAGCACCAAACAGGATGGAGCAAAGAGGGTCGCATCTGCAACAAATCCAAATGCAGAAGATGCTGCAGAGCTCTTGAG GATGTGCCTACAATGTGGAATACCAAAGACATACTCCAGTGCTAGAGGAATGGTCTGTCCGGTGTGTGGAGATCGTCCTCTTGCAGATGCCGATAAAGACTCCAAGAAAAAGGGGTCAACTATCAAAGACAAAGAGAAAAGTAAGAGAATGAAGGGTCAGTCATCTCATGCAACCTGGAAGAGTGAAACAGAGATGCAGCTCAGGCAACAATTTGACTAG